Proteins from a genomic interval of Scomber scombrus chromosome 11, fScoSco1.1, whole genome shotgun sequence:
- the kiss1ra gene encoding KISS1 receptor a: protein MMYSSERLWNSTEQLWLNGSEANFSKGERRDEEEEEGDQHPFLTDAWLVPLFFSLIMLVGLVGNSLVIYVISKHKQMRTATNFYIANLAATDIIFLVCCVPFTATLYPLPGWIFGNFMCKFVAFLQQVTVQATCITLTAMSGDRCYITVYPLKSLRHRTPRVAMIVSTCIWIGSFILSTPILMYQRIEEGYWYGPRQYCMDRFPSKTHERAFILYQFIAAYLLPVLTISFCYTLMVKRVGQPTIEPVDNNYQVNLLSERTISIRSKVSKMVVVIVLLFAICWGPIQIFALFQSFYPNYQVNYATYKIKTWANCMSYANSSVNPIVYGFMGASFQKSFRKTFPFLFKHKVRDSSMASRTANAEIKFVAAEEGNNNDGVN, encoded by the exons ATGATGTACTCGTCCGAGAGGCTCTGGAACTCCACCGAGCAGCTCTGGCTCAACGGCTCTGAGGCAAACTTCTCTAAGGGAGAACGcagggatgaggaggaagaggaaggggatCAGCACCCCTTCCTCACAGACGCCTGGCTAgtccccctcttcttctccctcatcaTGCTGGTGGGACTGGTGGGCAACTCTCTGGTTATTTATGTCATCTCCAAACACAAGCAGATGAGGACAGCGACCAACTTTTACATAG CAAACCTGGCTGCCACTGACATCATCTTCTTGGTGTGCTGCGTCCCGTTCACTGCCACGCTCTATCCTCTGCCTGGATGGATCTTTGGCAACTTCATGTGCAAATTTGTTGCCTTTCTACAGCAG GTGACAGTTCAAGCCACCTGTATCACTCTGACAGCTATGAGTGGAGACCGCTGTTACATCACAGTCTACCCTCTGAAATCCCTCCGCCACCGCACCCCGAGAGTAGCCATGATAGTCAGCACCTGCATTTGGATCG GCTCCTTCATCCTGTCCACCCCAATTTTAATGTACCAACGTATCGAGGAGGGTTACTGGTATGGCCCCAGGCAGTACTGCATGGACAGATTCCCCTCAAAGACACATGAGAGGGCTTTCATCCTATACCAGTTCATTGCTGCCTACCTGCTGCCTGTCCTCACTATCTCCTTCTGCTATACTCTGATGGTGAAGAGGGTGGGCCAGCCCACCATAGAACCTGTAGACAACAACTATCAG GTCAACCTCCTGTCTGAGAGAACAATCAGCATCAGGAGCAAGGTCTCCAAGATGGTGGTAGTGATAGTTCTCCTGTTCGCCATCTGCTGGGGTCCCATCCAGATATTCGCCCTCTTCCAGTCTTTCTATCCAAACTACCAGGTCAACTATGCCACGTACAAGATAAAGACATGGGCCAACTGCATGTCCTATGCCAACTCTTCAGTCAACCCCATAGTCTACGGTTTCATGGGAGCCAGCTTCCAAAAGTCCTTCAGAAAAACGTTCCCCTTCTTGTTTAAGCACAAGGTCAGAGATAGCAGCATGGCTTCAAGGACTGCCAATGCTGAGATTAAGTTTGTTGCAGCAGAGGAAGGCAACAATAATGATGGAGTGAATTAA